The Arachis ipaensis cultivar K30076 chromosome B03, Araip1.1, whole genome shotgun sequence region ttcaactGTAAAATCTTAAACTATGAACAAACTACATTGTCTAGATTCAAACCACACCTCATAACTTGATTCGAGTAAAAACAATAATACAAGTCACTCTCGTTCAATTGAAAAATCAGAACCTGTGAATACACCTAAAATCTCCTTTATTACACCCAAATATGTTTGATTTATCCCAAAAAATCTGATATAAAATGGACAGCAATTTTCATCAGAACaactacattacattcaattcaaacaatcAACAATGAACAATAATTTTCACAAGTAAGGTTTACAATATTATTCACCTAGATAATAAAAAACTATTAACGAAAACATTAATTGGAATTCAACCACACCTCAGGCGCCaacgagttataactcaaatggcatattCTCCTCATACTCACCTAAGAGGTTGCAGGTCACTGACAATATATAGTGTTTTATATAATTATACAATCACATCAGTTTAATTAGATCACATAGATCACANNNNNNNNNNNNNNNNNNNNNNNNNNNNNNNNNNNNNNNNNNNNNNNNNNNNNNNNNNNNNNNNNNNNNNNNNNNNNNNNNNNNNNNNNNNNNNNNNNNNNNNNNNNNNNNNNNNNNNNNNNNNNNNNNNNNNNNNNNNNNNNNNNNNNNNNNNNNNNNNNNNNNNNNNNNNNNNNNNNNNNNNNNNNNNNNNNNNNNNNNNNNNNNNNNNNNNNNNNNNNNNNNNNNNNNNNNNNNNNNNNNNNNNNNNNNNNNNNNNNNNNNNNNNNNNNNNNNNNNNNNNNNNNNNNNNNNNNNNNNNNNNNNNNNNNNNNNNNNNNNNNNNNNNNNNNNNNNNNNNNNNNNNNNNNNNNNNNNNNNNNNNNNNNNNNNNNNNNNNNNNNNNNNNNNNNNNNNNNNNNNNNNNNNNNNNNNNNNNNNNNNNNNNNNNNNNNNNNNNNNNNNNNNNNNNNNNNNNNNNNNNNNNNNNNNNNNNNNNNNNNNNNNNNNNNNNNNNNNNNNNNNNNNNNNNNNNNNNNNNNNNNNNNNNNNNNNNNNNNNNNNNNNNNNNNNNNNNNNNNNNNNNNNNNNNNNNNNNNNNNNNNNNNNNNNNNNNNNNNNNNNNNNNNNNNNNNNNNNNNNNNNNNNNNNNNNNNNNNNNNNNNNNNNNNNNNNNNNNNNNNNNNNNNNNNNNNNNNNNNNNNNNNNNNNNNNNNNNNNNNNNNNNNNNNNNNNNNNNNNNNNNNNNNNNNNNNNNNNNNNNNNNNNNNNNNNNNNNNNAATTTAtgcgaaaaaataataaatcatattataataatattcttaaattaaaattatataccactcatatttttattaaaatatatttatattttgtatCTTGTCTTTGTTTCTATCTCCCAATATCTGTCGGTCTAATGATATATAAGTTTCTACAATTctagtgaggtgaagttttttgTTTAGTTTGCCAATTTTGGCGGGAAGATACATAAACCCTtgatttctaaattttatttaatgctattgaaatttgaaattgacaCAGAAAAATTCGATAGTTTTGTTGTTTTTTGGCCAGAGAGGAAAAGAAAATGGAGAACCCTAGCAACATGAGCAGTGGAAGATTGAACAGAGTCGGTGGGGGAGGGATAGGAATGGAAGATAGCATGTTGGCCATGCTTGATGCCTCCGAAGCTCACGATGCCTTCGATGATCGTAAGATTCGTAACCATCACAGTCAAACTTTCTTTTTTCCCGAAtaatttttctgtttgattcttcTTTCCATGTTCACTTGATCCTTCATTGAGTTCGCGCTCACTTAGAAAATCCATGTGTTTAAACTGGGTTTCGGTCATAGAAAAGTTTCTGTGTCTGTTCATTCTTAGGGTTCATAATACATGCAGGGATTGCTTTTCTGGATGCCGTGCGTGCTTCTTCAATTATTCAAAAACACCGAAAGCTTCCCACTGGGTAAGTTGGTTGAAAGTGTAAGGTGTATTTTGTTGTAGTGTGTCTACTTGTGTGTTgagttttatattttgtttttttgttttgttttgtgaaGAAAAATCTTTAGGGCAATCTTCCGTATGCTGAGGACTGGGAAGTCTTTAGAGGTGATAATGGCGAGTTATAAGCTGCTGCTTGATTTAGAAAAGGTATTTGACTGTCACATGATATTCCTGCTTTATATTTGTAGTCCCCAATATAACTGATACTTTCAATTTTGTAAATTCTTTGTGGGTTTAGCACTTCCCTCGTGTGTATTCAACCGGCAATGATAATTCGAAATCATCTGCTAATTCTCCATCAAAATTGGTTGTTGCTGAAGAGGTACAAATGGCTATGAGTCATCTCATCTATTGTTTTCTTTCATTCTAGGTAAATTTAATTCCAAATATAGGATGCTAATTGAACTTACAAATGCAAAATACTTCTTGGTAGGCATGGTCTCCCCTTCTTGTGTTCCAGGATAATGCCAATTCTGTTGGTGAAGAAAGTAAAAAACAGCCTGATCAACCTCTTGAACCCTCTGTGAGTTGGTTTCTTTTTCACTAGTTGTTGTTTTCACTACGTGTAACAGTTTTAACTGTGttgatgtattttatttttatcctaacCTTTCCATGAAAAAAATTATCAACATATTTTCCCGTAACTTCTTTTGAGATGTTTGTATTGCCTACCTGATTCTTTTTATCCAAATTTATGAGAAGCTACTTTTGGATATGCATGTACGAAATTGCAGATGATGAAATAACCAGTGATACATTTTATTGCATAAGTCCGTTGACGTGTTTCATAGAAATGCATGCTAGCTATCTCATTCTGCTCCTTTAATGTGAATAAGTCATATTAATCTGTTGTGTTGCACAATATTTCGTAGCAGGCAGAGATAATTTTGTTGTAGATATAAAATCATTGCAACTAAACGAACTTATTTCTGTTTGTTTTCAActtagatttttaaaatttcagcTTCTCTGAGTTTTCCATGGTGTCTTTCCACTAAATTGCAATTTGATATCGAATTCTTGAGCTCATTTCGCtcttcatttttctttaccaACCTTAGAGCTTTCATCATCTGATTGAAGAGCTTGCCGAACTTTCATCTGAGACTGAATTTCAAGCATCAAACATGAAGGTTAGTTCACCAACATTGTATGTTCTGTTCTAGAATATGTGAATACTTGTTTAACGTTGGGTATGTGATAAAATTCCAGCTGGTGCTATTCCATGTAGTCAACTTTTTAGCTATATTTTCCATTTACACAACTCTTCCCTACTGTTTGTGTATATATTTTAAGCTTTAATTCATAATGTTACAAATTAAGTATAATTTTTCATAAAGATAAACGATATTTGCGTTCTATATGTTAAGCTTTTAATTCATAATGTTACAAACTAAGTGCAATTTTTCAACAGGAAATAAAAGTTACTAGTGTTATTTCTCGGTGTAATCACCTTGCAGGCATTGCAGAACATGTTACTCTTTCAATATCTTGTCGTTGTTCTTGAAGGCGATTTTCTACCACGTAACGGTGTGTATGAAGTTGCACTCATCTTTGTTGCAGCCGTACTTTAGCCTACTTTTTATATTCTATGTAATGTTTTCTTGCAGCAACCATGAACTGGAACATGCAGAGGGAGTCTATGCTCAATATTTTACTGGTATTTGTTTATTATTACACCAAAAGCACTGGAGGACTTTATCTactaaacaataaaaaataaccaTATTGATCAACATGCTAAGTAAATGAATACCAGTAGTCTTCATTCCATATGTCCTGTTGTTGAGAtcttattttctcttgatccatTTCCTTTAGAGATTTGTTTCTTGATCATAGTTGCTTTTGCAGGGATCTAGGAAAATAAACTACAAAAGCATGATGCAGGACTGCTTAATAGTTTTTTGTCAACTATCTCAACTTCAAAATGAACTCAGTAACCATCTAGAGATTCAAAAGAGTACTGAATCTCAGTTATCCAAACACTTTCATACTGCATTATCTTTTGCTTTACATGAAGTAGTGAAGAACACCTGTGTCTCTATGGATAAGTTTTTTGTTATGGTAAGTTTCTGAAAAGATTATGTATTTTGAAGTTCAAAcagcttattttttttattaatattctgGATTATTTTAGATTATGGACCTTGATATATCAAGGAAGAAAGCAGATCTTGAAGGCCACACAACAAGAGCAGATGGTCTGAGGTAGTTGTTTCAACTAATTATGTTTCTCTAGGTTCCTTTCAATTGATTTTTCATTTTTACTCAGTGCTCCTGGCTAAAATATGTCTGACATCCTATTTTGGTGCAGAAAACCTTTGATGGACATACTTTTAGATCAACTAGCTTACAGCATAGATACCGTCCCCGTATTTCTTAAGGTTGAGCGTGAATATTGTCTCTCTGCTCCTCTCACCCTTTTTGCAAATAACTGTCTGTACAGGATTGTCCCTTTCCTTTTGAAACATTTTCTTCTAGTTATACTAATCAAGAAGCAAAATAAATCTCACTATATAATATTCACATAGTATTGATGACATGACAGTTATGTTATGGCTAATAGTTCTGTTTTTACTGAGCGTGATTGCAGACCTTCAGTGAACCAAAATGGAAACTGGAAATAGTTGTGCAGTACCTGTGGAAATACATGACTAAGGTAATCAGCAGCTAGATTGTTTGAAAATGTACTTGCTTAACATTATGTATTGTTACTTTTGAAATGGAGCCTCAACGGATAGTAAGCTACAGGTTTCATAAtctctatttaattttgtttgttttatgCATAATTGCAGCCTTCTGCTCGCACTCGAAAGTCAAATGGCTCTTCTGAGGATGCCACATTTGAAGTGGCTTTGAAATGCTTCTCAAATAAAACTGGCACTAAAAGCATTACTAAAAAAATT contains the following coding sequences:
- the LOC107631179 gene encoding negative regulator of systemic acquired resistance SNI1, producing MENPSNMSSGRLNRVGGGGIGMEDSMLAMLDASEAHDAFDDRIAFLDAVRASSIIQKHRKLPTGKIFRAIFRMLRTGKSLEVIMASYKLLLDLEKHFPRVYSTGNDNSKSSANSPSKLVVAEEAWSPLLVFQDNANSVGEESKKQPDQPLEPSSFHHLIEELAELSSETEFQASNMKALQNMLLFQYLVVVLEGDFLPRNATMNWNMQRESMLNILLGSRKINYKSMMQDCLIVFCQLSQLQNELSNHLEIQKSTESQLSKHFHTALSFALHEVVKNTCVSMDKFFVMIMDLDISRKKADLEGHTTRADGLRKPLMDILLDQLAYSIDTVPVFLKTFSEPKWKLEIVVQYLWKYMTKPSARTRKSNGSSEDATFEVALKCFSNKTGTKSITKKIGPDVMQFLLAFGFQAQLSILSEGNAEGGVSALADLCQMFISAFESLRSTNESMEIFSIGKEALFTAATIISMKS